A genomic segment from Cyprinus carpio isolate SPL01 chromosome A4, ASM1834038v1, whole genome shotgun sequence encodes:
- the LOC109063892 gene encoding tetratricopeptide repeat protein 41, translating to MQGINIREIFFGETSDRFPFWPYLCYVPGDLQEELIYLNAKVFPHLDTLCRAKGTCFRPVDLQQSKQERTDDENNHNLFDQQLKISLDLIDRSSFFICLLGYSYGQCLPAENGSQSDMGPCSLSEVARNLHVAAEAGYPWVMKDEYRTSSLTELEITKAAFIDHNRSCFFYFKDCTPQDTEDDRSSEMCNYLNMLSAQSQRERQRMRDLKKRIINHCLPVRFFKNLHELEEMIKVDLEGVICTFHEDPKHPISGWQDSFDVQYHERHVCTLCDWFVPSAPTTEVLDALNKLVHPVTHNAKSETHSKNPGAHFTCDLNQNDSEKSILLVSGERGCGKSTLAAWWLRSFCRQNPDVPVISHFCGTSTSSTDVRSMLRQCTAQLRRAHYSDFPDWDDSLEDVIEFVHLHWAVQAFTAAASLGPCILLIDGIDLLTETLSLSKQEVKELRWLPDALPRYCKMIITTTFTDLTYKSLTGRTDVQILICPHLSDPTVLGSILRKHLSLPYKELPASVLQRVGRKKQCHIPAFLALIGTELRTCGVLREKEEEMELLKEYVEVDSVPELWVKVIHRWVQDYSRTAPTEDITSCKVNEAQTCSASLRDDLSGWVWDTLCLIHVSRAGLTEPQVLALLEDLGYCGNLRVQGLEWARLRSTFWPWVQEKASGLLTITHQSLSQAINLLLHGTDGQNFYQRILAKFFQKSSLELCNWARKMEEIPWHLKQTGSFNELHDFLSDLSTVEFLSSSLKRYPQMTIDVIHYWTLLRQRGFDPVTSFQNLMAKTWERLNDVHPPDHSSLWRLSLFCSKVLLCLGEMQQAEKLLLQADRIFQKGVELGSDSMRLLLRVQHMLAELYVQMHLPKDTEMYCHKGLETARSLTVAHLDSTEVKLIVGQLLCCLCVALLEDGRLYAVPGLFKEITSARCITGHPCADGTAMLLKAIHKLSLCEPKTAEKCFQAALASRRRWYGHDHPLVAEVEEQLADLWSRAQPNTEWTQRKMVELYRHVISTKETEAQMMQLPTMQHDLALILMKLGKVLLRSCSRVERREGLDLLQRAADIRIHLLGPEHPLTLVSNPDTVGQRKHVLEVIRTTSHNKLSLGRSTAAYKQSHSGLQQPSSKSHITRAPTKVPRSFSTQRASCCNQDETQKRPWTAFQVCVFGPQSDIRTQLQRGNAVRFDRRRPLTRSTRGLSQEDASCRRKL from the exons ATGCAAGGAATAAATATCAGGGAAATTTTTTTTGGAGAAACCTCTGACAGGTTTCCTTTCTGGCCTTATCTGTGTTATGTTCCAGGTGATCTTCAAGAAGAGTTGATTTACTTGAACGCAAAGGTGTTTCCCCACCTAGACACACTTTGCCGGGCAAAGGGAACCTGCTTCAGACCTGTGGACTTGCAGCAAAGCAAACAAGAAAGGACTGATGATGAAAATAATCATAATCTTTTTGACCAACAGTTGAAAATCAGTTTGGATCTTATTGACCGCTCGTCCTTTTTCATCTGTCTTCTTGGATACAGCTACGGACAGTGTCTGCCAGCCGAAAATGGCTCTCAATCTGATATGGGACCATGCTCTCTGTCTGAGGTGGCTAGGAACTTGCATGTTGCTGCAGAGGCTGGTTACCCTTGGGTTATGAAGGATGAGTATCGCACCAGTAGCCTCACAGAGCTGGAGATCACCAAGGCAGCCTTCATTGACCACAACAGAAGCtgcttcttttattttaaagactgCACCCCACAGGACACAGAGGACGACAGAAGTAGTGAAATGTGCAATTACTTGAACATGCTGTCCGCTCAAAGCCAACGTGAGAGACAGAGAATGAGAGATCTAAAAAAGAGGATCATAAATCATTGTCTTCCTGTCAG ATTCTTCAAAAACCTTCATGAACTTGAGGAGATGATAAAGGTGGACTTGGAAGGAGTCATATGTACATTTCATGAGGATCCAAAACATCCCATCTCAG GATGGCAGGATTCATTCGATGTGCAATATCATGAGAGGCATGTGTGTACATTGTGTGACTGGTTTGTGCCCTCGGCACCCACCACAGAAGTACTGGACGCACTAAACAAATTAGTGCATCCTGTAACCCATAATGCAAAATCTGAGACGCACTCGAAAAATCCAGGAGCTCATTTTACATG CGATCTTAACCAGAACGATTCAGAGAAATCTATTTTACTAGTATCCGGTGAAAGGGGTTGTGGGAAGTCCACTCTGGCAGCATGGTGGCTGCGGTCCTTCTGCAGACAAAATCCTGATGTTCCAGTCATTTCTCACTTCTGTGGGACCAGCACATCCAGCACTGATGTCAGGTCTATGCTCAGACAGTGTACTGCTCAACTTCGAAGAGCACATTACA GTGATTTTCCAGATTGGGATGATAGTTTGGAGGATGTGATTGAGTTTGTGCATCTCCATTGGGCAGTCCAGGCATTTACTGCAGCAGCCAGTCTTGGGCCTTGTATTCTTCTTATAGATGGTATTGACCTTCTGACAGAAACACTTTCACTCTCAAAGCAAGAG GTGAAGGAACTACGATGGCTGCCAGATGCTCTGCCTCGCTATTGTAAAATGATCATCACAACAACCTTCACTGACCTCACTTACAAAAGTCTGACCGGCAGGACCGATGTCCAGATTCTCATCTGTCCCCATCTTTCCGATCCAACTGTTCTGGGCAGCATTTTGCGCAAACATTTGTCTTTGCCTTACAAGGAGCTGCCAGCCAGTGTTTTGCAAAGAGTTGGACGTAAAAAGCAGTGCCATATTCCAGCCTTTTTAGCGCTCATTGGCACAGAGTTACGGACATGTGGAgtgctgagagagaaagaggaggagatgGAGCTGTTGAAGGAGTATGTAGAGGTTGATTCAGTTCCAGAGCTCTGGGTGAAGGTCATTCATCGCTGGGTTCAAGATTACAGCAGAACTGCTCCAACAGAAGATATTACTTCTTGTAAAGTCAATGAGGCTCAAACATGCTCTGCATCACTCAGGGATG ATCTCTCAGGCTGGGTGTGGGACACACTGTGTCTTATTCATGTGTCTCGTGCTGGGCTAACTGAGCctcaggttttggctttgttggAAGATTTAGGCTACTGTGGTAATCTGAGAGTCCAGGGTTTGGAATGGGCCCGACTGCGCTCTACTTTTTGGCCTTGGGTTCAAGAGAAAGCCAGTGGGCTTCTGACCATCACACATCAATCACTCAGCCAGGCTATTAACCTGTTGTTGCATG gtACGGATGGTCAGAATTTCTACCAGCGGATCCTTGCTAAGTTTTTTCAGAAGTCCAGTTTAGAGCTTTGTAACTGGGCAAGAAAGATGGAAGAAATTCCTTGGCATCTCAAGCAAACTGGTTCATTCAATGAGTTGCATGATTTCCTCAGCGATCTGTC TACCGTGGAGTTTTTGTCAAGCAGCCTGAAGCGATACCCACAGATGACAATCGATGTTATACATTATTGGACACTACTAAGGCAGAGAGGATTTGACCCTGTGACTTCATTCCAGAATCTGATGGCTAAGACTTGGGAGCGTCTAAatg ACGTTCACCCTCCAGATCACAGCAGTTTGTGGAGATTGTCATTGTTCTGTTCTAAGGTTCTGCTCTGTTTGGGTGAAATGCAACAAGCTGAGAAGCTGCTACTGCAAGCGGATCGAATTTtccaaaag GGTGTAGAGCTGGGTAGTGACAGTATGAGGTTACTACTCAGAGTGCAACATATGCTGGCAGAGCTTTACGTCCAAATGCATCTGCCAAAAGACACAGAGATGTATTGCCACAAGGGACTTGAGACGGCCCGGTCTCTTACAGTAGCCCACCTTGACAGCACAGAGGTCAAACTGATAGTTG GACAGCTGCTTTGCTGTCTGTGTGTGGCATTGCTGGAGGATGGACGGCTTTATGCAGTACCAGGGCTTTTCAAAGAGATCACCTCGGCTAGATGCATCACTGGCCATCCTTGTGCTGACGGCACTGCAATGCTACTGAAGGCCATTCacaa GTTGAGTCTTTGTGAGCCCAAGACTGCTGAGAAATGCTTTCAAGCAGCACtggccagcaggaggcgctggtACGGCCATGATCATCCTCTGGTAGCAGAAGTCGAAGAGCAGCTTGCAGATCTTTGGTCCAGAGCTCAACCCAACACAGA ATGGACACAGAGGAAGATGGTTGAACTGTACCGCCATGTTATAAGCACTAAAGAGACTGAGGCTCAGATGATGCAACTTCCCACCATGCAACACGATCTTGCTCTCATTCTTATGAAGCTTG GTAAGGTGTTGTTGCGTAGCTGCAGTAGAGTTGAGAGGAGAGAGGGGCTGGATCTGCTTCAGAGAGCTGCAGACATAAGGATTCACCTCCTGGGCCCTGAGCACCCACTGACACT TGTTTCAAACCCTGACACTGTAGGACAGAGGAAGCATGTTCTAGAGGTAATCAGGACCACCTCACACAATAAACTGTCACTAGGTAGGTCGACAGCTGCTTACAAGCAATCACACAGTGGGCTGCAACAACCATCCTCAAAGTCACATATAACACGAGCACCTACCAAAGTCCCTAGGAGCTTCTCTACACAAAGAGCATCATGTTGTAACCAGGATGAAACACAAAAAAGACCCTGGACGGCTTTCCAGGTCTGCGTATTTGGGCCACAAAGTGACATTAGGACTCAATTGCAAAGAGGAAATGCTGTGAGGTTTGACCGACGACGGCCCCTTACCAGATCAACCAGGGGTCTTTCTCAGGAAGATGCATCATGTAGGAGGAAACTTTGA
- the LOC109063884 gene encoding endoplasmin, translated as MRRLWIIGLLCALLAFASVKADDDVDIDSTVEEDLGKSRDGSRTDDEVVQREEEAIQLDGLNASQIKEIREKAEKHAFQAEVNRMMKLIINSLYKNKEIFLRELISNASDALDKIRLLSLTHDDALAGNEELTIKIKSDKEKNMLHITDTGIGMTKEELVKNLGTIAKSGTSEFLSKMTEMQDEGQSTSELIGQFGVGFYSAFLVADKVIVTSKHNNGTQHIWESDSNEFSVIEDPRGDTLGRGTTITLVMKEEASDYLELETIKNLVRKYSQFINFPIYVWSSKTETVEEPIEEEDAEAEKEEATEDEAEVEEEDEDKDKPKTKKVEKTVWDWELMNDIKPIWQRPAKEVEEDEYKAFYKTFSRDSDEPMSHIHFTAEGEVTFKSILFVPASAPRGLFDEYGTKKNDFIKLFVRRVFITDDFHDMMPKYLNFIRGVVDSDDLPLNVSRETLQQHKLLKVIRKKLVRKTLDMIKKIAEEQYNDKFWKEFGTNIKLGVIEDHSNRTRLAKLLRFQTSHSDTTLSSLEQYVERMKEKQDKIYFMAGTSRKEAESSPFVERLLKKGYEVVYLTEPVDEYCIQALPEFDGKRFQNVAKEGVKFDESDKAKEKRETLEKDFEPLTTWMKEKALKDNIEKAVLSQRLTKSPCALVASQYGWSGNMERIMKAQAYQTGKDISTNYYASQKKTLEINPKHPLIKEMLRRVKEDAEDQTAADLAVVLFETATLRSGYQLTDTKAYGDRIERMLRLSMNVDLEEQVEEEQEEEPEEQTEEAEDEEEVQADEDAEEETDTTAKDEL; from the exons ATGAGGCGACTGTGGATTATCGGTCTCCTCTGTGCACTTTTGGCATTCG CATCTGTGAAAGCTGATGACGACGTTGACATAGACAGCACAGTAGAAGAGGACCTTGGGAAGAGCAGAGACGGATCCCGCACAGATGACGAGGTTGTTCAGAG GGAGGAGGAAGCCATTCAGCTAGATGGTTTGAACGCCTCGCAAATAAAAGAAATTCGGGAGAAGGCCGAAAAGCATGCGTTCCAGGCGGAAGTGAACAGGATGATGAAACTGATCATCAATTCCTTGTATAAGAATAAGGAG ATCTTCCTTAGAGAGCTGATCTCTAATGCTTCCGATGCCTTGGATAAGATCCGGTTGTTGTCCCTCACCCATGATGACGCTCTTGCTGGAAATGAAGAGCTTACTATTAAAATCAAG TCCGACAAAGAAAAGAACATGCTTCACATCACTGACACGGGCATTGGTATGACCAAAGAAGAACTGGTGAAGAACCTCGGTACCATCGCTAAATCAGGAACCAGCGAGTTCCTCAGCAAGATGACTGAGATGCAGGATGAGGGTCAATCCACCTCTgagctgattggtcagtttggtGTGGGCTTCTACTCTGCCTTCCTTGTGGCTGATAAGGTCATAGTCACCTCCAAGCACAACAACGGCACTCAGCACATCTGGGAATCTGATTCTAATGAGTTTTCCGTCATCGAGGACCCTCGTGGAGACACTCTGGGCAGAGGCACCACCATTAC ACTGGTGATGAAAGAGGAAGCTTCAGACTACCTTGAGTTGGAGACCATCAAGAACCTTGTGAGGAAGTACTCTCAATTCATCAACTTCCCGATCTACGTTTGGAGCAGCAAG ACTGAGACTGTAGAGGAGCCCATTGAAGAGGAGGATGCTGAGGCAGAGAAGGAAGAAGCCACTGAAGATGAAGCTGAGGTTGAGGAAGAGGATGAAGACAAGGACAAACCAAAGACCAAGAAG GTGGAGAAGACCGTGTGGGACTGGGAGCTGATGAATGACATTAAACCCATCTGGCAGAGGCCTGCAAAGGAAGTGGAGGAGGACGAATACAAAGCCTTCTACAAGACCTTCTCCAGG gaCTCCGATGAGCCCATGAGTCACATCCACTTCACCGCTGAAGGAGAGGTCACCTTCAAGTCCATCCTCTTCGTCCCTGCATCTGCACCCAGAGGCCTTTTCGATGAGTATGGCACCAAGAAGAATGACTTCATCAAA CTGTTTGTGCGTAGAGTGTTCATCACCGATGACTTCCATGACATGATGCCCAAGTACCTTAACTTCATCAGAGGCGTT GTGGACTCTGACGATCTGCCACTGAATGTGTCCAGAGAGACTCTGCAGCAACACAAACTGCTCAAG GTCATCCGTAAGAAGCTGGTGCGCAAGACCCTGGACATGATCAAGAAGATCGCTGAGGAACAGTACAATGACAAGTTCTGGAAGGAGTTCGGCACCAACATCAAGCTAGGTGTGATTGAGGATCACTCCAACAGAACCCGCCTGGCCAAGCTGCTCCGCTTCCAGACCTCCCACAGTGACACCACACTGTCTAGTCTGGAGCAGTACGTGGAGAGGATGAAGGAGAAGCAAGACAAGATCTACTTCATGGCTGGAACCAGCAGGAAGGAG GCTGAGTCTTCTCCATTCGTGGAAAGGCTTCTTAAGAAAGGATATGAGGTCGTCTACCTGACTGAGCCAGTGGACGAGTACTGCATCCAGGCTCTGCCTGAGTTTGATGGCAAACGCTTCCAGAATGTGGCTAAGGAAGGCGTGAAATTCGACGAGAGCGACAAGGCCAAGGAGAAGAGGGAAACTTTGGAGAAAGACTTCGAACCGCTCACCACCTGGATGAAAGAGAAGGCCCTGAAGGACAAC ATCGAGAAGGCCGTTTTGTCTCAGAGGCTGACCAAGTCTCCCTGCGCTCTGGTTGCAAGTCAGTACGGATGGTCTGGCAACATGGAACGAATCATGAAAGCCCAGGCTTACCAGACAGGAAAAGACATTTCTACAAA TTATTATGCAAGTCAAAAGAAGACATTAGAAATCAACCCCAAACATCCTCTCATCAAGGAGATGTTGAGGAGAGTTAAA GAAGATGCTGAGGATCAGACAGCTGCGGATTTAGCCGTGGTGCTCTTTGAAACCGCCACACTGCGATCTGGCTACCAACTCACAGACACCAAAGCTTATGGAGACAGAATAGAGCGCATGCTGCGGCTCAGCATGAACGTAGATCTTGAAGAACAG GTAGAGGAAGAGCAAGAGGAGGAGCCAgaagaacagacagaagaagcagaggatgaggaggaggtcCAGGCAGATGAGGATGCAGAAGAAGAAACG gatACCACAGCCAAAGACGAGTTGTAA
- the LOC109065994 gene encoding glycosyltransferase 8 domain-containing protein 2, with protein MALLRKINRGLLILLILVAFALLYKKTRLQTLAKYSVLKKDGAKTGVEDEKTMDTGIPVVICASEERIGAAMATINSVYSNSHASIFFYIVTLRDAIKKIREYIEKTKLRKIKYKILEFNPMVLKGKVNLDSSRPELLHPLNFVRFYLPLLAIENHERIVYLDDDVIVQGDIQELYNIKLKAGHAAAFASDCDLPPTHEMVRSVGMQTTYMGFLDYRKEEVRELGINPSDCSFNPGVFVADLGEWKKQKITKQLEKWMAENVRKNLYSSAMAGGVATPPMLIVFHDKYTTIDPLWHVRHLGWSPDTRYPRSFLKDARLLHWNGHFKPWNYPCVHLDLWEKWFIPDPTGKFTLVRP; from the exons ATGGCTTTGTTGAGGAAAA TCAACCGTGGGCTCCTCATTCTGCTAATCCTGGTGGCATTTGCTCTCCTGTACAAAAAGACCAGACTCCAGACACTGGCCAAGTATTCAG TGCTCAAGAAAGATGGGGCTAAAACGGGTGTGGAGGATGAGAAAACGATGGACACTGGCATTCCTGTGGTGATCTGTGCTTCAGAAGAGCGTATTGGTGCTGCCATGGCAACCATCAACAGCGTCTACAGCAATAGCCATGCAAGCATTTTCTTCTACATAGTTACCCTGCGAGATGCCATCAAAAAGATAAG GGAATACATAGAGAAGACCAAACTGAGAAAAATCAAATACAAGATCCTGGAGTTCAATCCAATGGTACTGAAGGGGAAGGTCAATCTGGACTCGTCCAGACCAGAACTGCTGCATCCT CTTAACTTTGTTAGGTTCTACTTGCCGCTCCTTGCCATTGAAAATCACGAGCGGATCGTTTACCTGGATGATGATGTCATAGTGCAAG GAGATATACAGGAACTGTATAACATTAAGCTGAAAGCGGGACATGCTGCTGCATTCGCCTCAGATTGTGATCTGCCCCCCACACATGAGATGGTGCGCAGTGTGGGGATGCAG ACAACCTATATGGGATTTCTGGACTACCGCAAAGAGGAAGTCAGAGAGTTGGGCATCAACCCCAGCGACTGCTCCTTTAATCCAGGTGTTTTTGTGGCAGACCTTGGTGAatggaaaaagcaaaaaataactaaacagcTTGAGAAATGGATGGCTGAGAATGTCAG GAAGAATCTGTACAGCAGTGCCATGGCAGGCGGCGTGGCCACCCCTCCAATGCTGATCGTCTTTCATGATAAATACACAACCATTGATCCACTGTGGCACGTCAGACATCTGG GATGGAGTCCTGATACCCGTTATCCCAGATCCTTTCTCAAAGATGCACGCTTACTGCACTGGAACGGCCATTTCAAGCCCTGGAACTATCCCTGCGTCCATCTGGACCTCTGGGAGAAATGGTTTATCCCAGACCCCACAGGAAAATTCACCCTGGTACGACCatga